ACGTCAAACATAAGGTAGTGTTGGAAGATCAAGTTTATAAGGACAAGGGAACTTTAAAGGCTGTGATGACGCAATACGCTATTGATAATAGATTCCAATGGAAAACGGACAGATCGAGTCAAACATGGTatgtttatttgtattttaccTAATTCTAATTGTGTTATTCAAACAGTTATACACTTGTTTGTGTCTCTGATAATTGTGGATGGGTGTTGAAGTCGTCAAGTATCAATAAATCTGGAATGTTCAGAATTAGAAAATTCGTAGATGATCACACGTGTCCATTGAAAGATAAGGTTTATGAATAACGTCAAACAACAAGCAGTCTTATTGGAGGTATGATACAACCCAAGTTAGTTGATCATAAAAGGAAGTTGACGCCGAAGGATATACAACAAGATGTCAGCTTAGCTCTTGGAGTAAATGTATCATACTCAGTGGCGTGGAATGCTAAAGAAAAGGCTTTAGTTTCTTTAAGGGGTACCCCGTCTGGTTCTTATGGTAAACTTGCGAGCTACTTATACGTATTGGACGCTACCTACCCTGGATCTCATATAAGGATGAAGAAAACCGATgaaaatcaatttctttatctttttatttcgCTCTTCCCGTTCATAAAAGGTTTTGAGTTTTGTAAACCAATTGTCGTAGTTGATGGCAGCCACCTCAGGGGTACTTACAATGGAGTATTTGTTTCTGCAAGTACTGTTGATGGAGCAGGTATTGGATTGATAATATATACACTTTGTTTTgttgattattatatttattctacatgaaataaaaaatttgttaaatGTTTTGTGTGTAGGAAATATATTGCCGCTAGCATATGGAATTATTGATCCTGAAAATGATGCATCCTGGACTTGGTTTTTTGAACAGTTTAGAGAAGCGCATGGCGTTAAATATAACATGTGCGTTGTGTCTGATCGAAACGAAAGTATTATAAAGGCAGTTTCGAGGGTATTTGATGGAGTTCCTCATTATGCCTGTATTTGGCATTTGTGGAAAAATGTCAAAACACTATTTAAAAGGTCGCACAACCGTCTGTCGGAAGTTTTTTATGGGATGGCAAAGGCATACAAACAATCTGAATTTGATGAACTGATGGACAAGGTTGAACAAGTTGATGTTCGTGTAAAAAATTACTTGGAATCAGCAGGTTATGAAAAATGGGCTTGGGTATATGCAATAGTTGATCGAGGAATGGTTATGACATCAAACATAGCTGAGTGCATAAATGCTTGTCTATTTGAAGCAAGGGAATTACCGGTATATGATTTTCTTGAGGAAGTAAGACAGATGTTTGCAAGATGGAATGTGAAAAATCATACGTCTGCTTCGCATACATTCACCACACTTTGTGGTAGACCACAAGAGATGCTTGTTGCTAATGAAGAAGCATCATTACGTATGAAGGTATGTTGTTACGATTTATATGttcatcaaaattatatgacataagtgttttatttttgtagGTTGTGCCGTCAAATAACTATGTGTTTAGTGTTCATCACGAAGGTAGAACCAACATTGTTTGTTTGGAAAATAAAACGTGTACTTGCAAGAGGTTTCAAATAGATGAAATACCATGTTCGCATGCTTGGGCTGTTTTAAAGAAGAAACATTTTGATGTTGGGCCTTATTGTTCCGACGTGTACAAGCCAAGTAACTTGTTGAATACATACAGCATTTCAATTCGTCCGTTACCTGATCAAAACGAGTGGAATGTACCTGGATATATTAAGGACCAGATAGTGCAGCCTCCAAATCACAAAAAGCTCCCTGGAAGGCCATCCAAAAAGTATCGTGACAAGACGTATAGCGAGCTATATGGTAAGAAGAGAAAGAATTCTTGCAGTACGTGTGGGTTTAAAGGGCACAATAGGCGTTCATGTAGGAATGGACCGCGTATTGTATAGTTAATGATGTTTCAAATTTTGGCTATTTTTAGAGTTTTGTTTCTTCCAGACTTCTAATGCCTTCTGGGTAATAAAATAACATGGAATTATTTGTTCATGGTTGTATATTTAAATGTATGCGCTCTACGTCTTCTCGCGAATAATCTAACTTGTATTCGAAATCTGATTGGATATGAATGAATACAATTGTTGAATTCTCCTATTTTGAATTcggcaaatatttttttgtggataCGTTTTATATCGAGAAGTGTTCATTCATATCCGtgttttcaatatatattatatttgtccTATCTAAATTTTATGTGTGAACTTGTATGTGtcaaatacaaaatctttgtagtTACTTGTAATCCAGTAGAATTGTATGtgtaatataatacaaattatattttgtaatgtgttaattaatacaattttttttcctgcATTTTCTATTGAAAGATATTTGTATCCTGGGTACTAATATCAACATTTTAATGAATACATATTTGTTTCTGCGTTTTCTATTGAAATGTATTTGTATCCTAGGTACTATAATGTATTTGCTCTATCTATAATGTATGCGTTAAATTGTATGTTTAAGAAACAAAATCGGTGCAGTTACTTGTATTCAAGTTAAATTGTATTTATAGTatattataaattgttttttgtaaTAGTTTAAAgcatacaattttattttttttggtatacGTGTTATCTCTAAAAGTATTCATATTCTCTATACGTATTCTATcttttttatgttgttgttattattaattgtaTTTACAATTTAATATCAAGTCTTACATCCATTTGAAACACATGAATGCATACATTTTGTTAGATTATTTGTAATTGTTTTGGTATACCTTTTAAACCGAAATGTATGTGTATCCATGCTTTTAATCTACATTATATTTGTTCTATATATATTGTATGTTGGTAGAATCGTATGCATGTTGATAGATTCATTTGTATTgcattttaacataaaaaatgagttttgtgTACCCCACATGCAAATACTTAGGCTTGAACACTTTAATATTGACCCAAAACCTTTGAAACCATAACTTCAAgattttatacattaataaaCACAAAAGAACTGGAACCCTTTAAAATCGTTTCATATAATACAAAAACTAATGTCCAagtacaaacaaaaaaatggaCAATAACTAATCTATTTGAATTGTATCAATCTCCTCCATTGCTACATTCAATCTGCTATATCGTAGAGGTGCTTCATTGTCACTTATTGCTCCGGCATCATTCTTTTGTTGGCCATAATTCCAAAGAAGTGTAACATATCTTGACCGTAAACACGATGCATCCAAAATATTCGCTGGAATACCTTGGCCGTATGACAGGTATTCGACAAACGCTAGCACATAAATACCACAATCCCTATAAATTAAAAGTTAGTacacaatataatatttataatttggtgatattaaaataaaaagaaacacaaaCTTACAGAGACCCATGTGCCTGTTGAGGAACATTATCAATGAATACTACATTAAAGAACTCGTTCTCTTGTTGAGCTTGCGATACATCAATTCCTTTATTGTTGTAATAATCATTGACTGATAACTTCAAAGGGATAAACTGAGACAATTTAACTATCTCTGCCCTGATAGCTGCATCGTGACCTGCTGCCCTATATGAATCATACACGTTGATACACTTTTCATTCAATGATA
The sequence above is a segment of the Solanum lycopersicum chromosome 10, SLM_r2.1 genome. Coding sequences within it:
- the LOC101243650 gene encoding uncharacterized protein; this translates as MIQPKLVDHKRKLTPKDIQQDVSLALGVNVSYSVAWNAKEKALVSLRGTPSGSYGKLASYLYVLDATYPGSHIRMKKTDENQFLYLFISLFPFIKGFEFCKPIVVVDGSHLRGTYNGVFVSASTVDGAGNILPLAYGIIDPENDASWTWFFEQFREAHGVKYNMCVVSDRNESIIKAVSRVFDGVPHYACIWHLWKNVKTLFKRSHNRLSEVFYGMAKAYKQSEFDELMDKVEQVDVRVKNYLESAGYEKWAWVYAIVDRGMVMTSNIAECINACLFEARELPVYDFLEEVRQMFARWNVKNHTSASHTFTTLCGRPQEMLVANEEASLRMKVVPSNNYVFSVHHEGRTNIVCLENKTCTCKRFQIDEIPCSHAWAVLKKKHFDVGPYCSDVYKPSNLLNTYSISIRPLPDQNEWNVPGYIKDQIVQPPNHKKLPGRPSKKYRDKTYSELYGKKRKNSCSTCGFKGHNRRSCRNGPRIV